A genomic window from Streptomyces mirabilis includes:
- a CDS encoding Zn-ribbon domain-containing OB-fold protein: MPEVLKAPLVVEFPFTRSLGPVQSAFLTGLRERVVLGVKAADGRTLVPPVEYDPVTAEDLGELVEVAPTGTVTTWAWNHEPRRGQPLDTPFAWVLVRLDGADTALLHALDAPGPEVVRTGMRVRVRWAAQRTGAITDIACFEPYDGDRPQLAGHDGRFEDMVTGIVAPARLDYVYSPGRAQSAYINSLSSRRTVGERCPSCRKVYVPPRGACPTCGVVTSEQVEVGPRGTVTTYCIVNIKARNLDIEVPYVYAHIALDGADLALHGRIGGIPYDQVRMGLRVEPVWTEGGRYPDHYRPTGEPDAEYDTYKELL, encoded by the coding sequence ATGCCTGAAGTCCTCAAAGCCCCCCTCGTCGTCGAGTTCCCCTTCACCCGATCGCTCGGCCCCGTCCAGAGCGCGTTTCTCACCGGGCTGCGTGAGCGTGTCGTCCTGGGTGTGAAGGCCGCAGACGGCCGGACGCTCGTCCCGCCCGTCGAGTACGACCCCGTCACCGCGGAGGACCTGGGCGAGCTCGTCGAGGTCGCCCCCACCGGCACCGTCACCACCTGGGCCTGGAACCACGAACCCCGTCGGGGCCAACCCCTCGACACCCCCTTCGCCTGGGTCCTGGTCCGGCTCGACGGCGCGGACACCGCCCTTCTGCACGCCCTGGACGCGCCGGGCCCCGAGGTCGTACGCACCGGGATGCGCGTGCGTGTCCGCTGGGCGGCGCAGCGCACCGGCGCCATCACCGACATCGCCTGCTTCGAGCCGTACGACGGAGACCGCCCGCAGCTCGCGGGTCACGACGGGCGGTTCGAGGACATGGTCACCGGCATCGTCGCTCCCGCGCGCCTCGACTACGTCTACTCGCCCGGCCGCGCCCAGTCCGCCTACATCAACAGCCTCTCCTCGCGGCGCACCGTGGGCGAGCGCTGCCCGTCCTGCCGCAAGGTGTACGTCCCGCCGAGGGGCGCGTGCCCCACCTGCGGTGTCGTCACGTCGGAGCAGGTGGAGGTGGGCCCGCGCGGCACCGTGACCACGTACTGCATCGTGAACATCAAGGCCAGGAACCTCGACATCGAAGTGCCGTACGTGTACGCGCACATCGCCCTCGACGGCGCCGACCTCGCGCTGCACGGCCGGATCGGCGGCATCCCCTACGACCAGGTGCGCATGGGGCTGCGGGTGGAGCCGGTGTGGACGGAGGGCGGCCGCTATCCCGACCACTACCGGCCCACCGGCGAACCGGACGCCGAGTACGACACGTACAAGGAGCTGTTGTAG
- a CDS encoding crotonase/enoyl-CoA hydratase family protein, whose protein sequence is MGGTEHLTVQREGATLVLTLNRPEAKNALSLPMLVGLYDGWIEADEDDAIRSIVLTGAGDAFCAGMDLKALAGQGMEGQQYRDRLKADPDLHWKAMLRHHRPRKPVIAAVEGHCVAGGTEILQGTDIRVAAESATFGLFEVKRGLFPIGGSTVRLQRQIPRTHALEMLLTGRPYSAREAAGIGLVGHVVPDGTARPKALEIAELINACGPLAVEAVKASVYETAEMTETEGLAAELTRGWPIFDTADAKEGSRAFTEKRPPVYRRA, encoded by the coding sequence ATGGGTGGTACGGAACACCTCACCGTGCAGCGCGAAGGCGCCACACTGGTGCTCACGCTCAACAGGCCCGAGGCCAAGAACGCGCTGTCGCTGCCGATGCTCGTCGGTCTGTACGACGGCTGGATCGAGGCCGACGAGGACGACGCGATCCGCTCGATCGTGCTCACCGGTGCCGGGGACGCCTTCTGCGCCGGCATGGACCTCAAGGCGTTGGCCGGGCAGGGCATGGAGGGGCAGCAATACCGGGACCGGCTGAAGGCCGACCCCGATCTGCACTGGAAGGCGATGCTGCGCCACCACCGCCCCCGCAAACCGGTGATCGCCGCCGTCGAGGGTCACTGTGTCGCGGGCGGTACCGAGATCCTCCAGGGCACCGACATCCGGGTCGCGGCAGAGTCGGCGACCTTCGGACTCTTCGAGGTCAAGCGCGGGCTCTTCCCCATCGGCGGCTCCACGGTCCGCCTGCAACGCCAGATCCCACGCACGCACGCCCTGGAGATGCTCCTCACGGGGCGTCCGTACTCGGCCCGGGAGGCCGCCGGGATCGGTCTGGTCGGACACGTCGTGCCCGACGGAACGGCGCGGCCGAAGGCCCTCGAGATCGCCGAACTGATCAACGCCTGCGGTCCGCTGGCCGTCGAGGCGGTGAAGGCGTCCGTGTACGAGACCGCCGAGATGACGGAGACGGAGGGCCTCGCGGCCGAGCTGACCCGCGGCTGGCCGATCTTCGACACGGCCGACGCGAAGGAAGGCTCCCGAGCCTTCACCGAGAAACGCCCACCCGTCTATCGGCGCGCGTGA
- a CDS encoding acyl-CoA synthetase, producing the protein MEYNLADLFESVVDVVPGREALVYIDHPGTGAERRLTYAQLDAAANRVAHHLIDSGIRPGEHLGLHLYNGVEYVQTVLGCLKARIVPVNVNYRYVEEELVYLYRDADLVALVFDTEFTDRVAAALPRASALRHLLRVGGAATDGASLPALDFAEAEAAGSPERGFPPRSADDQFIIYTGGTTGMPKGVMWRQEDLFFSGLGGGAPTGEPVRKPEELAERVAAGSEGITFFPTPPLMHGTSTLTAFIGFNFGQRVVIHRKFVPEEVLRTVERERVTSMSLVGDAMLRPLIDALRGPMKGTDCSSMFSVSSSGAIMSETVREQFQSLVPNVMLLNNYGSSESGFNGTATADSGAGQGFRLRVNSRTQVVDPATYEPVAVGEPGRVAQRGHVPLGYYNDPKKTAETFFQKDDERWVLLGDMATVDEEGIVTVLGRGSQCINTGGEKVYPEEVEQALKSHPDVYDALVAGVPDEKWGNHVAAVVQLREGAGSPSLEDIQIHCRSHLAGYKIPRQLVITDTIQRSPSGKADYRWARSVATQAAH; encoded by the coding sequence GTGGAGTACAACCTTGCCGACCTGTTCGAGTCGGTCGTCGACGTGGTTCCTGGCCGCGAGGCGCTCGTGTACATCGACCATCCGGGCACGGGCGCGGAGCGCCGTCTGACGTACGCGCAACTCGACGCGGCGGCCAATCGCGTCGCCCATCACCTGATCGACAGCGGCATCCGCCCCGGCGAGCACCTCGGACTGCACCTCTACAACGGCGTCGAGTACGTGCAGACCGTGCTGGGCTGCCTGAAGGCACGGATCGTGCCGGTCAACGTCAACTACCGCTACGTGGAAGAGGAGTTGGTCTACCTCTACCGGGACGCGGATCTGGTGGCGCTGGTCTTCGACACGGAGTTCACCGACCGGGTGGCGGCGGCACTGCCGCGGGCCTCGGCGCTGCGGCATCTCCTGCGGGTGGGGGGCGCGGCGACCGACGGGGCCTCCTTGCCCGCCCTGGACTTCGCCGAGGCCGAGGCCGCCGGATCCCCCGAACGGGGTTTCCCGCCGCGCTCGGCGGACGACCAGTTCATCATCTACACCGGCGGCACCACCGGCATGCCCAAGGGTGTGATGTGGCGCCAGGAGGACCTGTTCTTCTCCGGGCTGGGCGGCGGGGCCCCGACGGGCGAGCCGGTCAGGAAGCCGGAGGAGCTCGCCGAGCGGGTGGCGGCCGGCAGTGAGGGCATCACGTTCTTCCCCACTCCCCCGCTGATGCACGGCACGTCGACACTGACGGCGTTCATCGGGTTCAACTTCGGCCAACGGGTCGTGATCCACCGCAAGTTCGTCCCCGAAGAGGTCCTGCGGACGGTGGAGAGGGAGAGGGTCACCAGCATGTCGCTGGTCGGCGACGCGATGCTGCGCCCGCTGATCGACGCGCTGCGGGGGCCGATGAAGGGCACGGACTGCTCCTCGATGTTCAGCGTGTCCTCGTCCGGCGCGATCATGTCGGAGACGGTGCGCGAGCAGTTCCAGTCACTGGTCCCGAACGTGATGCTGCTCAACAACTACGGCTCCTCGGAGTCCGGCTTCAACGGCACCGCGACCGCGGACTCGGGGGCCGGACAGGGTTTCCGGCTCCGGGTCAACTCCCGTACGCAGGTCGTGGATCCGGCCACGTACGAGCCGGTCGCCGTCGGTGAGCCCGGCCGGGTCGCACAGCGTGGCCATGTCCCCCTCGGCTACTACAACGACCCGAAGAAGACCGCCGAGACCTTCTTCCAGAAGGACGACGAGCGGTGGGTGCTGCTCGGCGACATGGCGACGGTCGACGAGGAGGGCATCGTCACCGTCCTCGGCCGCGGCTCCCAGTGCATCAACACCGGTGGCGAGAAGGTCTATCCGGAGGAGGTCGAGCAGGCCCTGAAGTCCCATCCGGACGTGTACGACGCGCTGGTCGCCGGGGTGCCGGACGAGAAGTGGGGCAACCACGTGGCGGCGGTCGTCCAGCTCCGCGAGGGCGCGGGCAGTCCCTCGCTGGAGGACATCCAGATCCACTGCCGAAGCCACCTGGCCGGCTACAAGATCCCCCGCCAGCTCGTCATCACCGACACCATCCAGCGCTCGCCCAGCGGCAAGGCGGACTACCGGTGGGCGCGCTCGGTGGCGACCCAGGCGGCCCACTGA
- a CDS encoding acyl-CoA synthetase yields MTAGQNPTVAAGRSVTVDGVLRRSARRTPERVAIHYRDRSWTYAELDEAVSRAAQVLRSSGLAPGDRVGAYGHNSDAYLIGFLACARGGLVHVPVNQNLTGDDLAYIVGQAGCGLVLADPDLAGNLPEGTRVLALRDSDDALLARLDTTAPYDGPEPRGEDLTQLLYTSGTTALPKGAMLTHRALVHEYLSAITALDLQAGDLPVHSLPLYHSAQMHVFLLPYLAVGAVNVILDAPDAGQILDLVEAGHADSLFAPPTVWIGLSHRPDFATRDLSGLRKAYYGASIMPVPVLERLRERLPKLAFYNCFGQSEIGPLAMVLGPHEHKGRMDSCGRPVLFVEARVVDEAGKDVPDGERGEIVYRSPQLCEGYWDKPEETAEAFRDGWFHSGDLAVRDEEGYFTVVDRVKDVINSGGVLVASRQVEDALYTHDAVAEVAVVGLPDERWIEAVTAVVVARTEVTEAELLAHAREKLAAFKAPKQVIFVDELPRNASGKILKRELRDRFADARAETAQG; encoded by the coding sequence ATGACGGCGGGTCAGAACCCCACGGTGGCGGCGGGCCGGAGCGTCACGGTCGACGGGGTGCTGCGGCGCAGCGCCCGGCGGACCCCCGAACGCGTCGCGATCCACTACCGCGACCGGTCCTGGACCTACGCCGAACTCGACGAGGCCGTCTCCCGCGCGGCCCAGGTGCTGCGCTCCTCGGGACTGGCGCCGGGCGACCGTGTCGGTGCCTACGGCCACAACTCGGACGCGTACCTGATCGGCTTCCTCGCGTGCGCGCGCGGCGGGCTGGTGCACGTGCCGGTCAACCAGAACCTGACCGGTGACGACCTCGCGTACATCGTCGGACAGGCCGGCTGCGGACTGGTCCTGGCCGACCCGGACCTGGCCGGGAACCTCCCCGAGGGAACCCGCGTTCTCGCCCTGCGCGACAGCGACGACGCGCTGCTCGCGCGACTCGACACGACAGCGCCGTACGACGGACCGGAGCCCCGCGGCGAGGACCTGACGCAACTCCTCTACACCTCCGGCACCACCGCGCTGCCCAAGGGCGCCATGCTGACCCACCGTGCGCTGGTGCACGAGTATCTCAGCGCGATCACCGCCCTCGATCTGCAGGCCGGCGATCTGCCCGTGCACTCGCTGCCGCTCTACCACTCGGCGCAGATGCATGTGTTCCTCCTGCCCTATCTCGCGGTCGGCGCCGTGAACGTGATCCTCGACGCGCCCGACGCCGGGCAGATCCTCGACCTGGTCGAGGCCGGTCACGCGGACAGCCTGTTCGCGCCGCCCACCGTCTGGATCGGACTGTCCCACCGCCCCGACTTCGCCACCCGTGACCTGAGCGGACTGCGCAAGGCGTACTACGGGGCGTCGATCATGCCGGTGCCGGTTCTGGAACGGCTGCGGGAGCGGCTGCCGAAGCTGGCGTTCTACAACTGCTTCGGCCAGAGCGAGATCGGACCGCTGGCCATGGTCCTCGGACCCCACGAGCACAAGGGGCGGATGGACTCGTGCGGGCGGCCGGTGCTGTTCGTCGAGGCGCGGGTCGTCGACGAGGCCGGCAAGGACGTGCCCGACGGGGAGCGGGGCGAAATCGTCTACCGCTCACCGCAGTTGTGCGAGGGCTACTGGGACAAGCCGGAGGAGACCGCGGAGGCCTTCCGTGACGGCTGGTTCCACTCGGGCGACCTCGCCGTGCGCGACGAGGAGGGCTACTTCACCGTCGTCGACCGGGTGAAGGACGTCATCAACTCCGGTGGCGTGCTGGTCGCCTCGCGCCAGGTCGAGGACGCGCTCTACACACACGATGCCGTCGCCGAGGTGGCCGTGGTCGGGCTGCCCGACGAGCGGTGGATCGAGGCGGTCACGGCGGTCGTCGTCGCCCGTACCGAGGTCACCGAGGCCGAACTCCTGGCCCACGCACGCGAGAAGCTCGCCGCCTTCAAGGCGCCCAAGCAGGTCATCTTCGTGGACGAACTGCCCCGCAACGCCAGCGGGAAGATCCTCAAACGCGAGCTGAGGGACCGCTTCGCGGACGCACGGGCCGAGACCGCCCAGGGATAG
- a CDS encoding penicillin acylase family protein — translation MRIRPGRFAVLAVALLTASAALPATAANGQERQHSPSHPSSGGLSAVIRYTEYGIPHILAKNYADLGFGTGWAQAADQVCSLADGFVTVRGERSRFFGPDAAPDGSLSSAAENLSSDLYFRGVRATGTVEKLLAEPAPRGPSRDSKDLMRGWAAGYNAWLAQNRITDPACRGAFWVRPVTAVDVAARTFALAVLGGQGRAVDGITAARPPATTAARTAVGIPDPQSAARAARKLLDTADMGSNAVAFSGATTANGRGLLLGNPHYPWQGGRRFWQSQQTIPGELNVAGGALLGSTTVSIGHNARMAWSHTVATGVTLNLHQLTLDPADPTTYLVDGKPERMTRRTVTVEARGGPPVTRTQWWTRYGPVVTSLGAGLPLPWTSTTAYALNDPNAENLRAPDTALGFGRARDTADVLTTLRRTQGLPWINTIAADSGGHSLFTQSQVLPRITDELAQRCSTALGKALYPSSGIAVLDGSRGECAPGSDPDAVQPGIFGPAHMPVLKDAPYAENSNDSAWLANTDRPLTGYERVFGPIGSPLSSRARGAKADVSAMAAKGELTVRDLQAQQFANRATSGDLIAADTARACAALPGGTATGSDGKAVDVSEACGVLKTWDHSMKTGSRGALLFDRFWRRLTAVTAPAQLWKVPFSAADPVHTPNTLNTQAPGVATALADAVSELRAAGIALDATLGAHQVVVRGDRRIPVPGGTESLGVWNKVEPVWDAAAGGYTEVTTGSSYIQAVGWDGGRCPVARTLLTYSQSSNPNSPHFSDQTRLFSEGKWVTSRFCEKDILSSPGLRVIRVGEHR, via the coding sequence ATGCGCATCCGCCCCGGACGGTTCGCTGTCCTGGCCGTAGCCCTGCTCACCGCCTCGGCCGCGCTGCCCGCGACCGCCGCGAACGGCCAGGAGCGTCAGCACTCTCCGTCCCACCCGTCCTCCGGCGGTCTGTCCGCCGTGATCCGCTACACCGAGTACGGCATTCCGCACATCCTCGCCAAGAACTACGCGGACCTCGGCTTCGGCACCGGCTGGGCGCAGGCCGCCGACCAGGTGTGCAGCCTCGCCGACGGGTTCGTGACCGTACGCGGAGAACGCTCCCGCTTCTTCGGTCCCGACGCGGCACCCGACGGTTCGCTGTCCTCGGCGGCCGAGAACCTCTCCAGCGACCTCTACTTCCGCGGCGTGCGTGCCACGGGCACCGTGGAGAAACTGCTCGCGGAGCCCGCGCCACGGGGTCCGAGCCGCGATTCCAAGGATCTGATGCGGGGCTGGGCGGCCGGCTACAACGCCTGGCTCGCCCAGAACCGGATCACCGATCCGGCCTGCCGGGGCGCCTTCTGGGTCCGGCCCGTGACCGCCGTGGACGTGGCCGCGCGTACCTTCGCGCTGGCGGTGCTCGGCGGTCAGGGCCGCGCGGTCGACGGCATCACGGCCGCGCGGCCGCCCGCGACGACCGCCGCGCGTACCGCCGTCGGCATACCCGACCCACAGAGTGCCGCGCGCGCCGCCCGAAAACTCCTCGACACCGCCGACATGGGGTCCAACGCGGTCGCCTTCAGCGGTGCCACCACGGCCAACGGCCGCGGGTTGCTGCTCGGCAACCCGCACTATCCGTGGCAGGGCGGCCGTCGTTTCTGGCAGTCGCAGCAGACGATCCCCGGAGAGCTGAACGTGGCGGGCGGCGCGCTGCTCGGCTCCACCACGGTCTCCATCGGGCACAACGCACGGATGGCCTGGAGCCATACCGTCGCCACCGGTGTCACGCTCAACCTCCATCAGCTGACGCTGGATCCGGCCGACCCGACGACCTACCTGGTGGACGGGAAGCCGGAGCGGATGACGAGGCGAACCGTGACCGTCGAGGCGCGGGGCGGCCCGCCCGTCACCCGCACCCAGTGGTGGACCCGCTACGGCCCGGTCGTCACCTCGCTGGGCGCGGGACTCCCGCTGCCCTGGACCTCCACGACGGCGTACGCCCTCAACGACCCCAACGCCGAGAACCTGCGCGCCCCCGACACCGCCCTCGGCTTCGGCCGGGCCCGCGACACGGCCGACGTCCTCACGACGCTGAGGCGCACACAGGGGCTGCCCTGGATCAACACGATCGCCGCCGACTCGGGCGGACACTCGCTGTTCACGCAGTCGCAGGTCCTCCCGCGCATCACCGACGAGTTGGCCCAGCGCTGCTCGACGGCGCTCGGCAAGGCCCTCTATCCGTCGTCGGGTATCGCGGTCCTCGACGGCTCCCGCGGCGAATGCGCGCCGGGCAGCGACCCCGACGCCGTACAGCCCGGGATCTTCGGGCCCGCGCACATGCCGGTCCTCAAGGACGCGCCGTACGCGGAGAACTCCAACGACAGCGCCTGGCTGGCCAATACGGACCGGCCGCTCACGGGGTACGAACGGGTCTTCGGGCCGATCGGCTCGCCGCTGTCGAGCCGTGCGCGCGGCGCGAAGGCGGACGTGTCCGCGATGGCCGCGAAGGGCGAGCTGACCGTACGGGACCTACAGGCGCAGCAGTTCGCGAACCGGGCGACCTCGGGTGACCTCATCGCCGCCGACACGGCCCGTGCCTGTGCCGCGCTGCCCGGTGGGACGGCGACGGGCAGCGACGGCAAGGCCGTCGACGTGAGTGAGGCGTGCGGTGTGCTGAAGACGTGGGACCACTCGATGAAGACCGGCAGCCGGGGCGCACTGCTCTTCGACCGGTTCTGGCGGCGGCTGACCGCCGTGACCGCGCCCGCGCAGCTCTGGAAGGTGCCGTTCTCGGCGGCGGACCCCGTACACACGCCGAACACGCTCAACACGCAAGCGCCCGGCGTGGCCACGGCCCTCGCCGACGCGGTGAGCGAGCTGCGGGCGGCGGGCATCGCGCTGGACGCGACGCTCGGCGCGCACCAGGTCGTCGTCCGCGGCGATCGACGCATCCCCGTGCCGGGCGGCACGGAGTCGCTCGGCGTGTGGAACAAGGTCGAGCCGGTGTGGGACGCGGCGGCCGGCGGCTACACCGAGGTCACCACGGGGTCCTCGTACATCCAGGCCGTCGGGTGGGACGGCGGCCGTTGCCCGGTCGCCCGTACGCTGCTGACCTACTCCCAGTCCTCGAACCCGAACTCGCCGCACTTCAGTGACCAGACGCGGCTGTTCTCCGAGGGGAAGTGGGTCACCTCCCGGTTCTGCGAAAAGGACATCCTGTCCTCGCCCGGGCTGCGGGTGATCCGCGTGGGCGAGCACCGCTGA
- a CDS encoding acyl-CoA synthetase encodes MSTAPNGFWAQATADPGRTILITPDGDEWTAGRLHAAANRLVHGLRAAGLERGDAFAVVLPNGVEFFVAYLAASQAGLYLVPVNHHLVGPEIAWIVSDSGAKVLIAHERFADAARHAADEARLPATQRYAVGTVAGFRPYAELLDAQPDSAPADRTLGWVMNYTSGTTGRPRGIRRPLPGKLPEESYLGGFLGIFGIRPFDDNVHLVCSPLYHTAVLQFAGASLHIGHRLVLMDKWTPEEMLRVIDAHACTHTHMVPTQFHRLLALPDEVKARYDVSSMRHAIHGAAPCPDHVKRAMIEWWGHSVEEYYAASEGGGAFATTEDWLKKPGTVGKAWPISELAVFDDDGNRLPPGELGTVYMKMSTGGFSYHKDESKTKKNRIGDFFTVGDLGCLDEDGYLFLRDRKIDMIISGGVNIYPAEIEAALLSHPAVADAAAFGIPHDDWGEEVKAVVEPAPGHEPGPALAVDILAHCERLLAGYKRPKSVDFIESMPRDPNGKLYKRRLRDPYWEGRARAV; translated from the coding sequence ATGAGCACCGCACCCAACGGCTTCTGGGCCCAGGCCACCGCCGACCCCGGGCGGACGATCCTGATCACCCCGGACGGGGACGAGTGGACCGCGGGCCGGCTGCACGCCGCGGCCAATCGACTCGTCCACGGTCTGCGCGCCGCGGGACTCGAACGCGGCGACGCCTTCGCGGTCGTCCTGCCCAACGGCGTCGAGTTCTTCGTCGCCTACCTCGCCGCCTCCCAGGCCGGCCTCTACCTGGTGCCGGTCAACCACCACCTCGTCGGCCCCGAGATCGCCTGGATCGTCTCCGACTCGGGCGCCAAGGTGCTGATCGCCCATGAACGGTTCGCCGACGCCGCCCGTCACGCCGCGGACGAGGCGAGGCTTCCCGCGACGCAGCGGTACGCGGTGGGCACCGTGGCCGGCTTCCGGCCGTACGCCGAACTTCTCGACGCTCAGCCCGACTCGGCGCCCGCCGACCGCACCCTCGGCTGGGTCATGAACTACACCTCGGGCACCACGGGCCGCCCCCGCGGCATCAGGCGCCCGCTGCCCGGCAAGCTCCCCGAGGAGTCGTACCTCGGCGGCTTCCTCGGCATCTTCGGCATCAGGCCGTTCGACGACAACGTGCACCTGGTCTGCTCACCGCTCTACCACACCGCCGTACTCCAGTTCGCGGGCGCCTCCCTGCACATCGGGCACCGCCTGGTGCTGATGGACAAGTGGACGCCCGAGGAGATGCTCCGCGTCATCGACGCCCACGCCTGCACCCACACCCACATGGTCCCGACCCAGTTCCACCGGCTGCTGGCCCTCCCCGACGAGGTGAAGGCGCGCTACGACGTCTCCTCGATGCGGCACGCCATCCACGGCGCCGCCCCGTGCCCGGACCATGTGAAACGGGCCATGATCGAGTGGTGGGGCCACAGTGTCGAGGAGTACTACGCGGCCAGTGAGGGCGGCGGCGCCTTCGCGACCACCGAGGACTGGCTGAAGAAGCCCGGCACGGTCGGCAAGGCCTGGCCCATCAGCGAACTCGCCGTCTTCGACGACGACGGCAACCGGCTGCCGCCCGGTGAACTCGGCACCGTCTACATGAAGATGAGCACCGGCGGATTCTCGTACCACAAGGACGAGAGCAAGACGAAGAAGAACCGCATCGGCGACTTCTTCACCGTGGGTGACCTGGGCTGTCTCGACGAGGACGGCTATCTCTTCCTCCGTGACCGCAAGATCGACATGATCATCTCGGGTGGGGTCAACATCTACCCGGCCGAGATCGAGGCCGCATTGCTCTCCCACCCCGCCGTCGCCGACGCGGCCGCCTTCGGCATCCCGCACGACGACTGGGGCGAGGAGGTCAAGGCCGTCGTCGAGCCCGCCCCGGGTCATGAGCCGGGCCCGGCCCTCGCCGTCGACATCCTCGCCCACTGCGAGCGCCTGCTCGCCGGGTACAAGCGCCCCAAGAGCGTCGACTTCATCGAGTCGATGCCGCGCGACCCGAACGGGAAGCTGTACAAGCGGCGTCTGCGGGATCCCTATTGGGAGGGCCGTGCGCGAGCGGTGTGA